One region of Natronobacterium texcoconense genomic DNA includes:
- a CDS encoding anaerobic glycerol-3-phosphate dehydrogenase subunit C — translation MTNRRDANGSGDSMTNENGSTDRETAQDDERGEIATDGAGSATDSEFDPVEVFPETEEMDLRPGADDCYKCSTCDTACPVAEVDDEFPGPKFQGPEQWRLKRQDDHDIDESVMKCSNCMRCDGACPSSVPLSQMHNTARGEYVEENMSKLSREYLRNRMLANYRRLAPLAATFPRTSNFVMGLAPVRWLGEKVLGVTSEREFPDFATETFREWWRKRGGAKVESDEKRIAYFHGCYANYNTPEVAKALVRVYEQFGYEVMVPEQRCSGTPMFANGMLADARRAAETNVSELAAAIEDGADVVASCSSCSMSIRQEYPELFDLEGVEDVAANTWDAVEYLQVHEDLLGELEGTSVEAFDDFAYHAPCHARNQGLAGQTLEVLAPIDGVEVEDVGDSCSGISGTYGWKEENYETSMKIGAEMFEHMESAEAESGLTECPTCSMQMGHGTGYEITHTLEVLEAALVGDR, via the coding sequence ATGACGAACCGACGAGACGCGAACGGATCCGGTGATTCGATGACCAACGAGAACGGCTCGACCGACAGGGAGACAGCACAGGACGACGAGCGAGGGGAGATCGCGACGGACGGCGCTGGCTCGGCGACGGACAGCGAGTTCGACCCCGTCGAGGTCTTCCCCGAGACCGAGGAGATGGACCTCCGGCCGGGTGCAGACGACTGTTACAAGTGTTCGACCTGCGACACCGCCTGCCCCGTCGCCGAAGTCGACGACGAGTTCCCCGGCCCAAAGTTCCAGGGACCCGAACAGTGGCGGCTCAAACGCCAGGACGACCATGATATCGACGAGTCCGTAATGAAGTGCTCGAACTGCATGCGCTGTGACGGCGCCTGCCCCTCGAGCGTCCCGCTTTCCCAGATGCACAACACGGCCCGCGGGGAGTACGTGGAGGAGAACATGAGCAAACTCTCCCGGGAATACCTGCGAAACCGGATGCTCGCGAACTACCGACGGCTCGCTCCGCTTGCCGCCACGTTCCCACGGACGTCGAACTTCGTGATGGGACTGGCTCCCGTCCGCTGGCTCGGTGAGAAGGTACTCGGCGTCACGAGCGAGCGGGAGTTTCCCGATTTCGCGACCGAGACGTTCCGGGAGTGGTGGCGGAAACGAGGCGGCGCGAAGGTCGAAAGCGACGAGAAACGGATCGCCTACTTCCACGGCTGCTACGCCAACTACAACACCCCAGAGGTCGCGAAGGCGCTGGTCCGGGTGTACGAACAGTTCGGCTACGAGGTCATGGTTCCCGAGCAGCGCTGTTCAGGGACGCCGATGTTCGCAAACGGCATGCTCGCGGACGCACGCCGGGCGGCCGAGACCAACGTCTCCGAACTCGCGGCCGCGATCGAAGACGGCGCGGACGTCGTCGCCTCCTGTAGCTCCTGTTCGATGTCGATCCGTCAGGAGTATCCCGAACTGTTCGACCTCGAAGGGGTCGAAGACGTCGCCGCGAATACGTGGGACGCCGTCGAATACCTGCAGGTTCACGAGGACCTGCTCGGCGAACTCGAGGGAACCAGCGTCGAGGCGTTCGACGACTTCGCCTACCACGCCCCCTGTCACGCCCGCAACCAGGGGCTTGCCGGCCAGACCCTCGAGGTGCTCGCACCGATCGACGGCGTCGAAGTGGAAGACGTCGGCGACTCCTGTTCGGGCATCTCGGGAACCTACGGCTGGAAAGAGGAGAACTACGAGACCTCCATGAAGATCGGCGCGGAGATGTTCGAGCACATGGAGTCGGCCGAGGCCGAGTCGGGGCTCACCGAGTGTCCGACCTGTTCGATGCAGATGGGCCACGGGACGGGCTACGAGATCACCCACACCCTCGAGGTGCTCGAGGCGGCGCTGGTCGGCGACCGGTAG
- the glpB gene encoding glycerol-3-phosphate dehydrogenase subunit GlpB, translated as MAIEDDVLVVGGGLAGTMAALSAAERDVDVRLVTHKESTLRHASGLIDVLGYAPDGDGPIVDPFEAIPDLPDGHPYERVGLENVREALSRFDSIAGDAYAGGHTDRNALMPTHGGTVKPTARYPISSAAALASDDRDALLVGFETLPALEAPLTAEHLEAAGVPFEARGVTIGFPGIRRDDAKVTRYAHLLDHDEPVATGSGETGAREALVGAVEPHLDGEKRVGFPAVLGDDQTEEVRAALEDALGVDVFEVPMGPPSLPGLRLEDLLYDALEDAGVQVRSGVPVVDYETDGRRIDRVVVDRNGAEIPHRASQYVLATGGLVGKGVDSSRERVYEPIFDCHVPHADDRYEWFVDDAFGEHPFARFGVVPDRDLRPLDADGEPEFPNLRAAGGVLGGYDYAAEKSGAGVSIATGYVAGKRAAEEVDR; from the coding sequence ATGGCGATCGAGGACGACGTGCTCGTCGTCGGCGGCGGACTCGCCGGAACGATGGCGGCGCTGTCGGCGGCAGAACGCGACGTCGACGTTCGACTCGTCACCCACAAGGAGAGTACGCTCCGACACGCCAGCGGCCTGATCGACGTGCTCGGGTACGCGCCGGACGGCGACGGTCCGATCGTCGATCCCTTCGAGGCGATTCCCGACCTGCCCGACGGCCACCCCTACGAACGGGTCGGCCTCGAGAACGTCCGCGAGGCCCTGTCGAGGTTCGACTCGATCGCAGGCGACGCCTACGCCGGCGGCCACACCGACAGGAACGCGCTGATGCCGACCCACGGCGGGACCGTCAAACCGACCGCGCGGTATCCCATCTCGAGCGCGGCAGCCCTGGCCAGCGACGACCGCGACGCCCTGCTGGTCGGCTTCGAGACGCTGCCGGCACTCGAGGCACCGCTGACCGCAGAACACCTCGAGGCCGCGGGCGTTCCCTTCGAGGCCCGTGGCGTCACGATCGGCTTCCCCGGCATTCGACGGGACGACGCGAAGGTGACGCGGTACGCACACCTGCTGGACCACGACGAACCGGTCGCGACGGGAAGCGGGGAGACCGGTGCGCGCGAGGCGCTGGTCGGTGCCGTCGAACCCCACCTCGACGGGGAAAAGCGGGTCGGCTTCCCCGCCGTGCTGGGGGACGATCAGACGGAGGAAGTACGCGCCGCGCTCGAGGACGCCCTCGGCGTCGACGTCTTCGAGGTCCCGATGGGGCCGCCCAGTCTCCCTGGGCTACGACTCGAGGACCTGCTGTACGACGCGCTCGAGGATGCTGGCGTGCAGGTCCGGTCGGGCGTTCCGGTCGTCGACTACGAGACGGACGGCAGGCGGATCGATCGGGTCGTCGTCGACCGCAACGGAGCCGAGATTCCGCATCGGGCGAGCCAGTACGTCCTCGCAACGGGCGGGCTGGTCGGCAAGGGAGTCGACTCGAGTCGCGAGCGGGTGTACGAACCGATCTTCGACTGTCACGTCCCGCACGCGGACGATCGGTACGAGTGGTTCGTCGACGACGCTTTCGGCGAGCATCCCTTTGCCCGGTTCGGGGTCGTTCCCGACCGCGACCTGCGGCCGCTCGATGCGGACGGCGAACCGGAGTTTCCGAACCTGCGGGCCGCCGGCGGCGTGCTGGGGGGCTACGACTACGCCGCCGAGAAGTCCGGTGCCGGCGTCTCGATCGCGACGGGATACGTCGCCGGGAAGCGGGCGGCAGAAGAGGTGGATCGATGA
- a CDS encoding BGTF surface domain-containing protein, which yields MTGELSRREKGRAAFLAAIMIVSVVAMSALFAGSAAADEGEEPVEITIDYPEVTNEYGYLAIGETVDDFDVTVVATEDDVTIERIDVYVADGDTGAVDPGVTFEETFAGGELELDEGQAWTASDEGDLEDEEPAELEFEPVEAGDIAHEVDVQVAGEDDVVVASEYDRHVHDAEEDDGVADSEYAMYAADVVFDPASLEFEADRDDAEFDLAVNHLRDGEVELDLGVDIGGDGAETSEHYEQDGIVVDDEWDDWDEPLTFSTVDEPGEIVDIDAYGDGANADLVLDIRGIIPVVDPGSVGHEYHEAGPTWEPDDVDTVWSGQEVTLTGGVLDDHSSLVVRPGPRNAEFGDVETAIRVRDDGTATFDTSDLEPGEVYHFDTGDSPNIADSFDQVEFWTDEEDLDVDFTTNTVIEGGEAELSIDSDRDHQHVNVTSEEFDGDDLYGMFVGHDENAYAGDADAHTDDVLTLEHVDASDDTSTFDVSFDDVEPGEYEFEFDTTDSHAWDNATIEVVDDDASVDFAGDAEGQRGDVIEIPIELEHTQAGAVHIGDYEEDNFRAAAEFTVDSHDVDEVTLQFDTSAANASGDAWRIPETSGGELTDDTFTDAAFSDRDDVVLGAHDYEMVAGTDYNDSAALERVETDEETDTAFFTVQEPEPVSGVDFEIAPAGTDFGDYEDYDDAERTASSTVAHGDELVLILEDYGMSGDVSAHDYGDGIGEMLTTSGMNITVEERDPGPNVAATTWSTYPGAEDRLDANATVTDLAQYDGDLVAHVDYDGADLDVGSYDLTFEATEESIFAADAEETIEIETEFEIVDPEFDLYPTNDEIPNAADADVIGTTNVAPGSAVESTAESPGNFTDSASAVVADDGTFTVEYDFSEYEPGIAFELEAYHDDRAPFDGDDHALLEDDVDAVLVGVPSSPIDLEATAPDDVEPGEAATLDVTVSNDDSAADDVDVTVTIDDEDVEDTTVVLETGDTWSESFDFDTSTEGDVDWVVIAGFDTRSGILTVGEKEEKEESDPEPVDDDDDEDGTPGFEVAVAVVALLATAMLALRRQD from the coding sequence ATGACAGGCGAACTATCACGTCGCGAAAAGGGACGTGCAGCGTTCCTGGCAGCGATCATGATCGTCTCTGTCGTCGCGATGTCCGCTCTGTTTGCGGGGTCCGCGGCGGCAGACGAGGGGGAGGAACCGGTCGAGATTACGATTGACTATCCCGAAGTAACTAACGAGTACGGCTACCTCGCGATTGGAGAAACCGTCGACGACTTCGACGTTACCGTCGTTGCAACCGAGGACGACGTCACGATAGAGCGAATCGACGTCTACGTCGCAGACGGTGATACGGGTGCAGTCGATCCGGGCGTCACTTTCGAAGAGACCTTCGCGGGTGGCGAACTCGAGCTCGACGAGGGCCAGGCGTGGACTGCCTCGGACGAGGGTGATCTCGAGGACGAAGAGCCGGCCGAACTCGAGTTCGAGCCCGTCGAGGCGGGTGACATCGCACACGAGGTCGACGTTCAGGTGGCTGGCGAGGACGACGTCGTGGTGGCCTCCGAATACGACAGGCACGTCCACGATGCTGAAGAAGACGACGGTGTAGCGGACTCCGAATACGCCATGTACGCCGCGGACGTCGTCTTCGACCCTGCTTCGCTGGAGTTCGAAGCTGATCGAGACGATGCCGAGTTCGACCTGGCGGTCAATCACCTCCGAGACGGTGAGGTGGAACTCGATCTCGGCGTCGATATCGGTGGTGACGGTGCCGAAACCAGCGAGCATTACGAGCAGGACGGAATCGTCGTCGACGACGAGTGGGACGACTGGGACGAACCCCTGACGTTCAGCACCGTCGACGAACCGGGTGAGATCGTCGATATTGATGCCTACGGAGACGGGGCGAACGCCGATCTCGTGCTGGATATACGGGGTATCATTCCGGTCGTCGATCCCGGCAGTGTCGGTCACGAATACCACGAGGCGGGGCCGACTTGGGAGCCGGACGACGTCGACACGGTCTGGAGCGGACAGGAGGTCACGCTCACCGGTGGCGTCCTCGACGATCACAGCAGTCTCGTGGTTCGTCCCGGACCTCGGAACGCGGAGTTCGGCGACGTCGAAACGGCGATTCGGGTTCGGGACGATGGCACGGCAACGTTCGACACGTCCGATCTGGAACCCGGTGAGGTGTACCACTTCGATACGGGGGACAGCCCGAACATCGCCGATAGTTTCGACCAGGTGGAGTTCTGGACCGACGAGGAAGACCTCGACGTCGACTTCACGACCAACACCGTTATCGAAGGTGGTGAAGCGGAACTCTCGATCGACTCCGACCGCGACCACCAGCACGTAAACGTCACCAGCGAGGAGTTCGACGGTGACGACCTCTACGGGATGTTCGTCGGCCACGACGAGAACGCGTACGCCGGCGATGCCGACGCCCACACGGACGACGTCCTGACGCTCGAGCACGTCGACGCCAGCGACGATACGTCGACGTTCGACGTGAGCTTCGACGACGTCGAACCCGGCGAGTACGAGTTCGAGTTCGACACCACGGACTCTCACGCGTGGGACAACGCCACGATCGAAGTCGTCGACGACGACGCGTCCGTCGACTTTGCTGGCGACGCCGAAGGCCAACGCGGGGATGTGATCGAGATCCCGATCGAACTCGAGCACACACAGGCTGGTGCTGTCCACATTGGCGACTACGAGGAGGACAACTTCCGGGCTGCTGCCGAGTTTACCGTCGACAGCCACGACGTCGACGAGGTTACGCTCCAGTTCGACACGAGTGCGGCAAATGCCAGCGGCGACGCCTGGCGGATTCCCGAGACGTCCGGTGGCGAACTGACTGACGACACGTTCACGGACGCTGCCTTCAGCGACCGAGACGACGTCGTCCTCGGTGCTCACGACTACGAGATGGTCGCCGGGACCGACTACAACGATTCGGCTGCCCTGGAGCGCGTCGAGACAGACGAAGAGACCGACACGGCGTTTTTCACCGTCCAGGAGCCCGAACCGGTCTCGGGCGTAGACTTCGAGATTGCACCGGCGGGCACCGATTTCGGCGACTACGAGGACTACGACGACGCCGAGCGCACGGCCAGTTCGACGGTCGCTCACGGCGACGAACTCGTGTTGATTCTCGAAGACTACGGGATGTCCGGTGACGTCTCCGCCCACGACTACGGCGACGGCATCGGCGAGATGCTCACCACCTCGGGGATGAATATCACTGTCGAGGAGCGAGATCCCGGTCCGAACGTCGCCGCGACCACCTGGTCCACTTACCCCGGTGCCGAGGATCGTCTCGACGCGAACGCGACGGTTACCGATCTCGCACAGTACGACGGCGACCTCGTCGCTCACGTCGACTACGATGGTGCCGACCTCGACGTCGGGAGTTACGATCTCACGTTCGAAGCCACCGAGGAGAGTATCTTTGCCGCCGACGCCGAGGAGACGATCGAGATCGAGACCGAGTTCGAAATCGTCGACCCCGAGTTCGACCTCTATCCCACCAACGACGAAATCCCGAACGCTGCGGACGCCGACGTGATCGGGACGACCAACGTCGCGCCCGGCAGCGCCGTCGAATCTACCGCCGAGTCGCCCGGTAACTTCACCGACTCGGCGAGCGCCGTCGTCGCCGACGACGGCACCTTCACCGTCGAGTACGACTTCAGCGAGTACGAGCCCGGCATTGCCTTCGAACTGGAGGCGTATCACGACGACCGGGCTCCATTCGACGGCGATGACCACGCTCTGCTCGAGGACGACGTCGACGCCGTCCTCGTTGGTGTTCCCAGCTCTCCGATCGACCTCGAGGCAACCGCACCCGACGACGTCGAACCAGGCGAGGCTGCCACCCTCGACGTGACCGTCAGCAACGACGACAGTGCCGCCGACGACGTCGACGTGACGGTCACGATCGACGACGAGGACGTCGAAGACACGACTGTCGTCCTCGAGACCGGTGATACCTGGAGCGAGAGCTTCGACTTCGACACGTCGACTGAAGGCGACGTCGACTGGGTCGTCATTGCCGGTTTCGACACCAGAAGCGGCATCCTGACCGTCGGCGAAAAAGAAGAAAAAGAGGAGTCCGACCCGGAACCGGTGGACGATGACGACGACGAAGACGGAACGCCCGGCTTCGAAGTCGCTGTCGCTGTCGTCGCCTTGCTCGCAACCGCGATGCTGGCGCTGCGGCGACAGGACTAA
- a CDS encoding DUF7503 family protein — MSDTDTMTNYLAQHPRMIGALFTLFVLLSQAGTAAASSASQVGP, encoded by the coding sequence ATGTCCGACACAGACACCATGACGAATTACCTCGCACAGCATCCACGAATGATCGGCGCGCTGTTTACCCTGTTCGTCCTCCTGAGTCAGGCAGGAACGGCTGCAGCCTCGAGTGCGTCGCAGGTCGGCCCGTAA
- a CDS encoding BGTF surface domain-containing protein: protein MQNEPSYREKGRAVFLAAIMIVSVVAMSAAFAGSAVAYDQSNYSVDIDDDTIDEDATEDRTITVSNEEVDPADEVDVTITVDGATSVDESVTIDHEDSETWNVEFDASGMTDSDTIEWSVALDDGEGSTWESGVQTVTVEEPESGEEESGVGHLYSDDGPTWEDENDVSTVYIGQEITLEDAAFGDTVSAVILYEGPESLDNPDHETSIEATDGTAVFDTSDLETGEAYHFDADGSHFDGEEFWTAEEELDVDFSVNTVPQDDGTEIEVNSDRDYQHLNITSEDFDAGDLDDYIDYGETGTDQLVDSDNEILTLTDVADGAEFEIEFEDVDPGVYEFEFETTDSLAWDNATIEVTDEDTAVNFAEDPVGERGDMIEIVLEPEHTEEGAIQVGDIDEENYQASTGFSLDTPNADEIVILFDTNDPADPWNVPEEYEDEYDLTLVDDQADVGWVDDPEAEDNLVLGVYDYEMTAGTEHDDGANAVAEDSETDTTFLSVTEPETISDVVLERAPADTNFNNADDLAEAQEDDLLSSGDIVADGDELILTLEDFGMSGAVDGASDAHDVFEHAGMNITLEEQDPGPNVAPQVWTTHDDYGTLDDYDGQLVTSTVISDFNEYDGDLVLVIDYDATDLEYGEYELIFEANENSIFVDDADDTIEFETSFELEEPELDLHPNNAEIPNSDSAEVTGMTNIAPGNDVDTGANSPGNFTAAADAVVQNDGTFTAVYDFSEYEAGTPFELDAEADENAYTTRGDAQDDMDAVLVDAEDPLINLNADAPGEVEPGDAAALDVTVSNDGGSGDDVDITVTIDGEDVEDTTVTLDAGEEWSESFDFDTAEEGDINWDVTAGDNSDSGTLTVAEEEEVVDDDDDDTTDDDDDDDDDEDGTPGFGVAVAVVALLAAAMLALRRQD, encoded by the coding sequence ATGCAAAACGAACCATCATATCGCGAAAAGGGACGTGCAGTGTTCCTGGCAGCGATTATGATCGTCTCTGTCGTCGCGATGTCCGCAGCGTTCGCGGGCAGTGCGGTGGCATACGATCAGAGTAACTACTCCGTTGACATCGATGACGATACCATCGATGAAGACGCAACTGAGGACCGTACGATTACGGTATCGAACGAGGAAGTAGACCCTGCAGACGAAGTTGACGTCACGATCACTGTCGACGGAGCTACTTCGGTCGATGAATCGGTGACGATTGACCACGAAGACTCCGAGACGTGGAACGTCGAGTTCGACGCCTCCGGAATGACTGACAGCGACACGATCGAGTGGTCGGTCGCCCTTGACGACGGTGAAGGCAGCACCTGGGAGTCGGGTGTACAGACTGTCACCGTCGAAGAGCCTGAATCCGGCGAGGAAGAATCCGGAGTCGGCCACCTCTACAGTGACGATGGCCCAACCTGGGAAGACGAAAATGACGTCAGTACCGTCTACATCGGGCAGGAAATCACGCTCGAGGACGCTGCCTTTGGCGACACCGTGAGTGCCGTCATTCTCTACGAAGGCCCCGAGTCGCTCGACAACCCCGACCACGAGACGTCGATCGAAGCAACTGACGGGACTGCCGTGTTCGACACGTCCGACCTCGAAACGGGCGAAGCGTACCACTTCGACGCTGATGGCTCCCACTTCGACGGTGAGGAGTTCTGGACCGCTGAGGAAGAACTCGACGTCGACTTCAGTGTCAACACCGTCCCACAGGACGACGGCACTGAGATCGAAGTCAACAGCGACCGCGACTACCAGCACCTCAACATCACCAGCGAGGACTTCGACGCTGGCGACCTCGATGACTACATCGACTACGGCGAGACTGGAACGGACCAGCTGGTCGACAGCGATAACGAAATCCTGACGCTTACGGACGTTGCAGACGGTGCCGAGTTCGAAATCGAGTTCGAAGACGTCGACCCGGGTGTCTACGAGTTCGAGTTCGAAACCACTGACTCGCTCGCGTGGGACAACGCGACGATCGAAGTCACCGACGAAGACACCGCTGTCAACTTCGCCGAAGACCCCGTTGGCGAGCGCGGTGACATGATCGAAATCGTCCTCGAGCCCGAACACACCGAAGAGGGTGCGATTCAGGTCGGCGATATCGACGAGGAGAACTATCAGGCATCTACTGGATTCAGTCTCGATACGCCGAACGCAGACGAGATCGTGATCCTGTTCGACACGAACGATCCAGCGGACCCATGGAACGTTCCTGAAGAGTACGAAGACGAGTACGACCTTACGCTGGTAGACGACCAGGCTGACGTCGGCTGGGTCGACGACCCAGAAGCTGAAGACAACCTCGTGCTCGGTGTCTACGACTACGAGATGACCGCCGGTACCGAGCACGACGACGGAGCCAACGCCGTCGCGGAAGACTCGGAAACTGACACGACGTTCCTCTCCGTGACCGAACCCGAGACGATCTCGGACGTCGTGCTCGAGCGAGCGCCGGCCGACACTAACTTCAACAACGCCGACGACCTGGCCGAGGCGCAGGAGGACGACCTCCTCTCGTCCGGTGACATCGTCGCCGATGGAGACGAACTCATCCTGACGCTCGAGGACTTCGGCATGTCCGGTGCCGTCGACGGGGCCAGCGATGCCCACGACGTCTTCGAGCACGCCGGTATGAACATCACGCTCGAGGAACAGGACCCCGGTCCGAACGTCGCACCGCAGGTCTGGACGACCCACGACGATTATGGGACCCTCGACGATTACGACGGTCAACTCGTGACGTCCACCGTGATTAGCGACTTCAACGAGTACGACGGAGACCTCGTGCTCGTTATCGATTACGATGCCACCGACCTCGAGTACGGTGAGTACGAGCTCATCTTCGAGGCGAACGAAAACAGCATCTTCGTCGACGATGCCGATGACACGATCGAGTTCGAGACGAGCTTCGAACTCGAGGAGCCCGAACTCGATCTCCACCCGAACAACGCCGAGATCCCCAACAGCGACTCGGCTGAAGTGACCGGCATGACCAACATCGCACCCGGTAACGACGTCGACACCGGTGCGAACTCGCCCGGTAACTTCACCGCCGCCGCAGACGCTGTCGTCCAGAACGACGGTACCTTCACGGCCGTCTACGACTTCAGCGAGTACGAGGCCGGCACGCCGTTCGAACTGGACGCTGAAGCCGACGAAAATGCCTACACCACGCGCGGCGACGCTCAGGACGACATGGACGCCGTCCTCGTTGACGCTGAGGACCCGCTGATCAACCTCAACGCTGACGCACCCGGTGAAGTCGAGCCTGGCGACGCTGCCGCGCTCGACGTGACCGTCAGCAACGACGGTGGCTCCGGTGACGACGTCGACATCACCGTTACGATCGACGGTGAGGACGTCGAGGACACCACGGTCACCCTCGACGCTGGTGAGGAGTGGAGCGAGAGCTTCGACTTCGACACCGCCGAGGAAGGCGACATCAACTGGGACGTCACTGCCGGAGACAACTCCGACAGCGGCACCCTGACCGTCGCTGAAGAAGAGGAAGTCGTCGACGACGATGACGACGACACCACGGACGACGACGATGACGATGACGACGACGAAGACGGAACGCCCGGCTTCGGAGTCGCTGTCGCTGTCGTCGCCCTGCTCGCAGCCGCGATGCTGGCGCTGCGCCGACAGGACTAA